One Peromyscus leucopus breed LL Stock chromosome 4, UCI_PerLeu_2.1, whole genome shotgun sequence genomic region harbors:
- the Mocs3 gene encoding adenylyltransferase and sulfurtransferase MOCS3, with translation MAAQEDAAALLDEIARREEELASLKRRLAAALASESEPERPVPLPPLLPKAALSRDEILRYSRQLLLPELGVRGQLRLAAASVLVVGCGGLGCPLAQYLAAAGVGRLGLVDHDVVETSNLARQVLHDEVLAGHAKARSAAAALRRLNSAVEYVPYARALSEAWALELVRAYDVVADCSDNVPTRYLVNDACVLAGRPLVSASALRFEGQLTVYHHDGGPCYRCVFPRPPPAETVTNCSDGGVLGVVPGVLGCVQALEVLKIAAGLGPAYSGSMLLFDGLGGHFRRIRLRRRRPDCVVCGQQPTVTRLQDYEAFCGSSATDKCRALKLLSPEERISVTDYKRLLDAGAPHILLDVRPQVEVDICRLPHALHIPLSHLERRDANSLKLLGEALRDGRRDSQEGAALPVYVICKQGNDSQKAVRALQSLKAVPELDSLAVQDVVGGLMAWAAKIDGAFPQY, from the coding sequence ATGGCTGCCCAGGAGGACGCAGCGGCTCTACTGGATGAAATCGCCCGGCGTGAGGAAGAGCTGGCTTCGCTGAAGCGGAGGTTGGCGGCAGCCCTGGCGTCCGAGTCGGAGCCCGAGCGTCCGGTCCCGTTGCCGCCGCTGCTCCCCAAGGCCGCCCTGTCGCGGGATGAGATCCTCCGCTACAGCCGTCAGCTGCTGCTGCCGGAGCTGGGCGTGCGCGGGCAGCTGCGCCTGGCGGCCGCCTCCGTGCTGGTGGTGGGCTGCGGCGGGCTGGGCTGCCCGCTGGCCCAGTACCTGGCGGCGGCCGGCGTGGGCCGCCTGGGCCTGGTGGACCACGACGTGGTGGAGACGAGCAACCTAGCCCGGCAGGTGCTGCACGACGAGGTGCTGGCGGGCCACGCCAAGGCCCGGTCGGCGGCCGCCGCGCTGCGCCGCCTCAACTCGGCGGTGGAGTACGTGCCGTACGCGCGCGCGCTCAGCGAGGCTTGGGCGCTGGAGCTGGTCCGCGCCTACGACGTGGTGGCTGACTGCTCCGACAACGTGCCCACGCGCTACCTGGTGAACGACGCGTGCGTGCTGGCCGGCCGGCCGCTGGTGTCGGCCAGCGCGCTGCGCTTCGAGGGCCAGCTGACCGTCTACCACCACGACGGCGGGCCCTGCTACCGCTGCGTCTTCCCGCGGCCGCCCCCGGCCGAGACGGTGACCAACTGCTCCGACGGCGGCGTGCTCGGCGTGGTGCCCGGCGTGCTGGGCTGCGTGCAGGCGCTGGAGGTGCTCAAGATCGCCGCGGGGCTCGGCCCGGCCTACAGCGGCAGCATGCTGCTCTTCGACGGCCTCGGGGGCCATTTCCGCAGGATCCGGCTGCGGCGTCGCCGGCCCGACTGCGTCGTGTGCGGTCAGCAGCCCACCGTGACCCGCCTGCAGGACTACGAGGCCTTCTGTGGCTCCTCGGCCACCGACAAGTGCCGTGCCTTGAAGCTCCTGAGCCCCGAGGAGCGGATTTCGGTGACCGATTACAAGCGGCTTCTGGATGCCGGAGCGCCCCACATCTTGCTGGACGTCCGGCCTCAAGTGGAGGTGGACATCTGTCGTCTGCCGCACGCCCTCCACATCCCTTTGAGTCACTTGGAACGCAGGGATGCCAACAGCCTGAAGCTTTTAGGGGAGGCCCTCCGAGACGGGAGGCGGGATTCGCAGGAAGGAGCTGCTCTCCCCGTGTATGTGATTTGCAAACAGGGGAACGACTCCCAAAAAGCCGTGAGGGCCCTGCAGTCCTTAAAGGCGGTGCCAGAGCTAGACTCCTTAGCCGTTCAGGATGTTGTAGGGGGACTCATGGCCTGGGCCGCCAAAATCGATGGGGCCTTTCCACAGTACTGA